In a genomic window of Porphyromonadaceae bacterium W3.11:
- a CDS encoding N-6 DNA methylase, whose amino-acid sequence MAYNKKKVLLENSEAIRVILRLEKERRLPTTEEREQLLRYQGFGGLKCILSRTDSDEDIRYWAMSEQSLFEPTRQLKQLIYRDALDANMAKRYWDSIKSSVLTSFYTDQRIVDAIAQGIESSGIRLNRVLDPSAGMGAFTTAFATSPTTKVYALEKDLLTARMMQALYPMGEGNIQVYQKPFEQVDDLGAEGGGFELITSNIPFGDFLVYDRSFIKSDEVIKQASTKAIHNYFFVKGLDVLKEGGLLAFITSRGVLDSPKNEPIRKYLMEHSNLVSALRLPSGMFSENAGTEVGSDLIILQKQSNKQELTPTEKLFIESYAVSKGDGFSIAFTHNALFEGEEARQRIIATDKRIGSDPYGKPTWVYTHEGGVEGIANEIREQLTIDMGKQFDLSLYETGVLGQKKEVKQEEQEVVQKEAENAYDLMPKPLQKQIPKLYATEKIKLLGDKVAYGRYFFPMGAYTSYILEYDPKEEIGFGLTTMGYGWELGYMSLAEMREVKVRGLGIERDLYFEPKPLHQIEELKEYVGEQYTHKQEVEEEVAPEGVPVLSLQKLYEKQQHQQEERVIRTDFEAPREMGGKLVYFDDDHHPIDDPTLYDERSEASMLPLFAPEEYTQWTKEVDRVNKELQTEKKEKSKQSVAKPASPKRSAKRATPKMTQPSLFSFDEEGDIIPNKGKPIKEVKKVFDTSPRPFLSLPDSHLRDGSIVVQNGQVGFLSGVKSSPLFNPMDLSYGQLSKLKEYVEIRDSYHRLYDYEAHNRVEDKEERQKLNRLYDAFVAQRGHFNDRSNVDLIKMDATGVEMLFLERSIDGKLVKADIFDHPTAFSNEELTVVANPLEALSASLNKFGEVDLGYMASLLPETEESDLVTELEDRIFYNPEVGNYEIADKYISGNVIEKAERLESWLLEHPDVEEAKRSLSALKAAIPTPVPFADLDFNLGERWIPSKVYSLFASDLFGTEVDVSYHANMDEYAVQCERKNANIWNKYAVQGEFRRYDGIKLLGHALQNTIPEINKSKEVPDPVSGMMKTIKVRDGEKIQQANSKIEEIRQGFVDWLGRQPETFKEQMAERYNKLFNCFVRPDFDGTHQTFPHLDLKGLGIPALYKSQKDAVWMLKTNGGGICDHEVGAGKTLIMCVAAYEMKRLGLANKPMIIGLKANVFDIADTFRKAYPNAKVLYPGKNDFTKQNRQRIFNDIKNNDWDCIILTHEQFGMIPQSLEVQEAILQKELDSVEENLEVLRQQGVEVSRSMLRGLEKRKENLEVKLKTIADDLTERKDDAVDFKLMGIDHLFVDESHRFKNLLFNTRHSRVSGLGNPDGSQRALNMLFALRTIQERSGKDLGATFLSGTTISNSLTELYLLFKYLRPQALEKQGINTFDAWAAVFAKKSTDYEFSVTNEIIQKERFRTFIKVPELASFYAEICDFRTAKDIGIDRPEKDEILHNIPPTPEQEEFIGKLMEFAKTGNAELLGRAPLSESEEKAKMLIATDYARKMSLDLRMISQKYSDHIDNKASHCARMIWEYYQKFDKQKGTQFVFSDLGTYKPNEWSVYSEIKRKLTEDHGIPSSEVRFIQECKTERAKKAMVEAMNRGEVRVLFGSTEMLGTGVNAQQRAVAVHHLDTPWRPSDLEQRNGRAVRKGNEVAKLHAANKVDIIIYAVERSLDSYKFNLLHNKQLFINQLKSNSLGSRTIDEGAMDEDSGLNFSEYVAVLSGNTDLLEKAKLEKKITALESERKAFNRERDQALNTIGEIEFKANIHKSRIAQAENDWSKYNSVVLRDEAGLPLNSIVIKGVEGVADEKRIAERLHEIADKARTGNDYLEVGQVYGFPILVKSESSAKDGLFALTQNRFFVKGKGNIYYTYNNGALATDPKLACRNFVNALERIPKVIESHQKELTKVTSSISTYKEIANGSWKKEEELRSLKSQASELDRKIALSLAPASDTDDSSEQQQSNQISESPTQSRQVSMPDSTTPQESQSQKPNKDSPKNGYRPKWR is encoded by the coding sequence ATGGCATACAATAAGAAAAAGGTATTGCTAGAGAATAGCGAGGCAATACGAGTGATCCTTAGACTGGAAAAAGAGAGGAGACTACCGACTACTGAAGAGCGGGAGCAACTGCTCCGCTATCAAGGCTTCGGAGGGCTAAAGTGTATCCTCAGTCGCACCGACAGCGATGAGGATATCCGTTATTGGGCTATGAGCGAGCAGTCGCTCTTTGAACCGACTCGTCAGCTGAAGCAACTCATCTATCGGGATGCTCTGGATGCGAATATGGCGAAGCGGTATTGGGATAGCATTAAGTCGAGTGTCTTGACCTCCTTTTATACCGACCAGCGGATAGTAGATGCGATTGCTCAGGGGATAGAGAGCAGTGGCATTCGGCTCAATCGTGTGCTCGATCCATCGGCAGGTATGGGAGCTTTCACCACTGCCTTTGCTACTTCACCAACTACCAAGGTGTATGCCTTGGAGAAAGACCTCTTAACCGCTCGTATGATGCAAGCCCTTTACCCGATGGGCGAGGGCAATATACAAGTCTATCAGAAACCCTTTGAGCAGGTGGACGACCTTGGGGCAGAAGGAGGTGGCTTCGAACTCATCACCAGCAATATTCCCTTTGGAGACTTCTTGGTCTATGACCGAAGTTTCATCAAGAGTGATGAGGTCATTAAGCAGGCTTCTACCAAGGCAATTCATAACTATTTTTTTGTCAAAGGGCTTGATGTGCTGAAGGAGGGCGGGTTGCTCGCATTCATTACTTCGCGAGGTGTCTTGGACTCACCTAAAAATGAGCCTATTCGCAAGTATCTAATGGAGCATAGTAACCTTGTCTCTGCACTGAGACTCCCCTCTGGCATGTTTTCAGAAAATGCTGGGACAGAGGTGGGGAGCGACTTGATTATCCTACAGAAGCAGAGTAATAAGCAAGAGCTGACTCCCACGGAGAAGCTCTTTATTGAGAGCTATGCTGTGTCTAAGGGTGATGGCTTTAGTATCGCTTTTACCCACAATGCTCTTTTTGAGGGAGAAGAAGCTCGCCAGCGGATTATTGCTACAGACAAAAGAATAGGAAGCGACCCTTACGGCAAGCCCACTTGGGTTTATACCCACGAAGGCGGTGTAGAGGGGATTGCCAATGAAATTAGGGAGCAACTGACTATAGATATGGGTAAACAATTTGACCTCTCCCTCTATGAGACTGGAGTGCTAGGGCAAAAGAAAGAAGTAAAGCAAGAGGAGCAGGAGGTGGTTCAAAAAGAGGCTGAGAATGCCTACGACCTGATGCCTAAGCCACTGCAAAAGCAGATCCCTAAGCTCTATGCCACGGAGAAGATAAAGCTATTGGGGGATAAGGTCGCCTATGGTCGTTACTTTTTTCCGATGGGTGCCTACACCTCTTATATTCTAGAATATGACCCGAAGGAGGAAATCGGTTTTGGCTTGACCACTATGGGCTATGGCTGGGAGCTAGGCTATATGTCCCTTGCTGAGATGAGAGAGGTAAAGGTGAGAGGACTAGGCATTGAGCGTGACCTTTACTTTGAGCCGAAACCGCTTCATCAGATTGAGGAACTAAAGGAGTACGTCGGGGAGCAATACACACATAAGCAGGAAGTGGAGGAAGAGGTCGCTCCCGAGGGAGTGCCAGTACTCTCACTTCAAAAGCTCTATGAGAAGCAGCAGCATCAGCAGGAGGAGAGGGTTATTCGCACTGACTTTGAAGCACCGAGGGAGATGGGTGGTAAGTTGGTGTACTTTGACGATGATCATCACCCGATAGATGACCCAACGCTGTACGATGAGAGGTCTGAGGCATCCATGCTACCACTTTTTGCTCCAGAGGAATATACCCAATGGACAAAGGAGGTGGATCGGGTCAATAAGGAACTTCAGACTGAGAAGAAAGAGAAGTCAAAACAAAGTGTGGCTAAGCCTGCCTCTCCAAAAAGGAGTGCCAAGAGAGCTACTCCTAAGATGACCCAGCCATCACTCTTCTCTTTTGATGAGGAGGGGGATATTATACCCAATAAGGGTAAGCCCATTAAAGAGGTGAAGAAGGTATTTGATACATCTCCTCGACCTTTTCTCTCACTTCCCGATAGTCACCTGCGTGATGGATCCATTGTGGTTCAGAATGGTCAGGTCGGTTTCTTGTCGGGAGTAAAGAGTAGTCCTCTTTTCAATCCGATGGACTTGTCCTATGGACAGCTCTCGAAGCTAAAGGAGTATGTGGAGATAAGGGACAGCTATCACCGTCTTTATGACTATGAGGCTCACAATCGGGTGGAGGATAAGGAGGAGCGACAGAAGCTCAATCGCCTCTACGATGCTTTTGTAGCACAAAGAGGACACTTCAATGACCGCTCCAATGTGGACCTTATCAAGATGGATGCTACTGGGGTAGAGATGCTCTTCTTGGAGCGAAGCATCGATGGAAAGCTGGTTAAGGCAGATATCTTTGACCACCCTACCGCATTCTCAAATGAGGAGCTTACAGTCGTGGCAAACCCTTTGGAGGCACTCTCGGCTTCGCTCAATAAGTTTGGGGAGGTGGACTTGGGCTATATGGCTTCGCTACTCCCCGAAACAGAAGAGAGCGACCTCGTGACCGAATTAGAAGACCGTATCTTCTATAATCCCGAGGTGGGTAACTACGAGATTGCCGATAAGTACATCTCGGGCAATGTCATTGAGAAAGCGGAGCGATTGGAGTCATGGCTCTTGGAGCATCCCGACGTGGAAGAGGCGAAGCGAAGTCTTTCGGCTCTCAAAGCTGCTATTCCTACGCCTGTCCCTTTTGCCGACTTAGACTTCAACCTAGGGGAGCGATGGATCCCGAGTAAGGTCTATTCGCTCTTTGCATCGGATCTCTTTGGCACGGAGGTGGATGTCTCGTACCACGCCAATATGGATGAGTATGCTGTACAGTGTGAGCGTAAGAATGCCAATATATGGAACAAGTATGCGGTGCAGGGGGAGTTTAGGCGGTATGATGGTATCAAGCTATTGGGACATGCTCTGCAGAACACCATCCCCGAAATCAATAAGAGTAAGGAGGTGCCAGACCCAGTGTCGGGTATGATGAAGACGATTAAGGTAAGGGATGGGGAGAAGATTCAGCAAGCCAACTCCAAGATTGAGGAGATACGGCAAGGCTTTGTCGATTGGTTAGGAAGACAGCCTGAGACCTTTAAGGAACAGATGGCTGAGCGGTACAATAAGCTGTTCAATTGCTTTGTCCGTCCCGACTTTGATGGTACACATCAGACTTTTCCTCATCTTGACCTAAAAGGACTGGGTATCCCTGCACTCTATAAGAGCCAAAAGGATGCGGTCTGGATGCTGAAAACAAATGGTGGAGGTATCTGCGACCACGAGGTGGGAGCTGGCAAGACGCTCATTATGTGCGTAGCTGCTTATGAAATGAAGAGACTAGGGCTAGCTAATAAGCCAATGATTATTGGACTGAAAGCAAATGTCTTTGACATTGCAGATACCTTTCGCAAGGCATACCCCAATGCCAAGGTGCTTTATCCTGGGAAGAATGACTTTACGAAGCAGAACCGCCAACGCATCTTCAACGACATCAAGAATAATGACTGGGACTGTATCATCTTGACACACGAGCAGTTTGGAATGATACCTCAATCCTTGGAGGTGCAGGAGGCTATCCTTCAAAAAGAGTTAGACTCGGTAGAAGAAAACCTTGAGGTGCTTAGGCAACAAGGGGTGGAGGTATCTCGCAGTATGTTACGGGGGTTGGAGAAGCGAAAGGAAAACTTGGAGGTCAAACTGAAGACCATTGCTGATGACCTTACAGAGCGTAAGGATGACGCAGTGGATTTTAAGCTGATGGGTATTGACCACCTCTTTGTGGATGAGAGTCATCGCTTTAAGAATCTACTCTTTAACACCCGTCACAGTCGGGTAAGTGGCTTAGGTAATCCAGATGGTTCACAAAGAGCTCTCAATATGCTCTTTGCATTACGCACTATTCAGGAGCGGTCAGGCAAAGACTTGGGGGCTACATTCTTATCGGGTACTACTATCTCTAATAGTTTGACAGAGCTATATCTACTCTTCAAGTACCTACGCCCACAAGCATTGGAGAAACAAGGTATTAATACCTTTGATGCTTGGGCTGCCGTATTCGCCAAGAAGTCCACGGACTATGAGTTCTCAGTTACCAATGAAATCATCCAGAAGGAACGTTTTAGGACATTTATCAAGGTGCCAGAGCTTGCCTCCTTCTATGCGGAGATCTGCGACTTTCGCACAGCCAAGGACATCGGTATCGACCGACCCGAGAAGGACGAAATACTCCACAACATACCGCCCACACCCGAGCAGGAAGAGTTTATTGGCAAACTGATGGAGTTTGCCAAGACGGGTAATGCGGAACTCTTGGGGCGTGCACCGCTGAGTGAGAGTGAGGAAAAGGCAAAGATGCTCATCGCCACAGACTATGCCCGCAAGATGAGCCTTGATTTGAGGATGATTTCTCAAAAGTACTCAGACCACATTGACAATAAGGCTTCTCACTGCGCAAGGATGATTTGGGAGTACTATCAGAAGTTTGATAAGCAGAAGGGGACTCAGTTTGTATTTTCCGATTTAGGGACTTACAAGCCCAATGAGTGGTCGGTTTACTCAGAGATTAAGAGAAAACTGACGGAGGATCATGGTATCCCATCTTCAGAAGTGCGATTTATCCAAGAGTGTAAGACGGAGCGGGCGAAGAAGGCAATGGTAGAAGCGATGAACCGAGGAGAGGTAAGGGTGCTATTTGGTTCTACTGAGATGCTGGGTACTGGGGTGAATGCACAGCAAAGAGCAGTCGCAGTGCATCACCTCGACACGCCTTGGCGTCCTTCCGATTTGGAACAACGCAATGGGCGTGCCGTCCGTAAGGGTAACGAGGTGGCAAAGCTCCATGCGGCTAACAAGGTGGACATAATTATCTATGCTGTAGAGCGGTCGCTGGATAGCTATAAGTTCAATTTGCTACACAATAAGCAGCTCTTTATCAATCAGCTCAAGAGCAATTCGCTCGGTAGTCGCACGATTGATGAGGGAGCTATGGATGAGGATAGCGGACTAAACTTCTCAGAGTATGTGGCAGTGCTTTCTGGTAATACCGACCTCTTGGAGAAGGCAAAATTAGAGAAGAAGATTACTGCTCTAGAATCGGAGCGAAAGGCTTTTAATCGGGAGCGTGACCAGGCACTGAATACAATTGGAGAGATTGAGTTTAAGGCGAATATCCATAAGAGTAGAATTGCTCAAGCTGAGAATGACTGGAGCAAGTACAACAGTGTGGTCCTACGCGATGAAGCAGGACTGCCACTCAATTCCATCGTGATAAAGGGTGTAGAAGGAGTAGCTGATGAAAAGAGGATAGCTGAACGATTGCACGAGATAGCAGACAAAGCTCGTACAGGCAATGACTATCTAGAGGTAGGGCAGGTGTATGGTTTTCCTATCCTCGTGAAGTCGGAGAGTTCTGCTAAGGATGGACTGTTTGCACTGACGCAAAACCGATTTTTCGTGAAGGGCAAGGGTAATATCTACTACACCTACAACAATGGAGCTTTGGCAACCGACCCGAAGCTCGCTTGTCGCAATTTCGTCAATGCACTAGAGCGTATTCCTAAGGTTATTGAGAGTCATCAGAAGGAACTCACAAAGGTGACTTCCTCAATCTCCACCTACAAGGAGATAGCCAATGGTTCTTGGAAGAAAGAGGAGGAGCTTCGCTCCCTAAAGAGCCAAGCCTCCGAGCTTGACCGCAAAATAGCGCTCTCCCTCGCTCCTGCCTCCGACACTGATGACAGCTCCGAGCAACAGCAGTCAAACCAAATCAGTGAAAGCCCCACACAATCGCGTCAGGTATCAATGCCTGATTCTACAACGCCACAAGAAAGCCAATCACAAAAGCCCAACAAAGACTCACCCAAGAACGGCTACCGTCCCAAGTGGCGATAG
- a CDS encoding metallophosphoesterase codes for MTKIQYASDLHLEFRDNSRYLKYNPLTVSGTILVLAGDIGYIGDDKFSNHPFWDWASDNYEQVIVVPGNHEFYKGYDLDLMNRGWSRSIKSNVTCFYNAVVPIGDNIELIVSTLWAKIDAKNAYLTELGVSDFRKIQAGGEPLTWQRFNQEHNECLQFIKDSVSQSTAERIIVATHHVPSFSLMSPEFSTSKLNGAFVSELSDFVKETSIAYWIYGHSHRNINGVIGRTRCVTNQLGYISLNEHNYFDPSKHIQI; via the coding sequence ATGACTAAGATTCAATACGCATCTGATCTTCACTTGGAGTTCAGAGACAACAGTCGCTATCTCAAGTATAATCCTCTGACTGTTTCTGGAACTATATTAGTCCTAGCTGGAGACATAGGCTATATAGGTGACGACAAATTTAGTAATCACCCTTTTTGGGATTGGGCTTCGGATAACTACGAACAAGTCATAGTTGTACCTGGGAATCATGAGTTTTATAAAGGGTATGATCTGGATTTGATGAACCGAGGTTGGAGTAGATCTATAAAGAGTAATGTGACTTGCTTCTATAATGCTGTTGTGCCTATAGGAGACAATATTGAACTTATTGTGTCTACTCTATGGGCAAAAATTGATGCTAAAAATGCCTACTTGACTGAACTAGGTGTGTCAGACTTTCGAAAAATCCAAGCAGGTGGTGAGCCACTAACATGGCAACGCTTTAATCAAGAACATAATGAGTGCCTACAGTTTATAAAGGATAGTGTTTCTCAAAGCACGGCAGAACGCATTATTGTAGCAACTCATCATGTCCCATCATTCTCTTTAATGTCCCCTGAGTTTAGTACCAGTAAACTGAATGGGGCGTTTGTATCTGAATTGAGTGATTTCGTTAAAGAGACTTCGATAGCCTATTGGATCTATGGTCATTCTCATAGAAATATTAATGGGGTAATTGGCAGAACACGGTGTGTTACTAACCAGTTGGGGTACATCTCCTTAAATGAACACAATTACTTTGATCCATCAAAACATATTCAAATTTAA
- a CDS encoding helix-turn-helix domain-containing protein, with the protein MSYFLNEPPESSEHKSEFELLKEMLVNMEGKLNQLLALQETTVHPPMRPEYLDIIDVSKLLKVEQKTIYNWVSLGKIPFIKANGRLLFLRHEIDEMLRRRDEW; encoded by the coding sequence ATGTCATACTTCTTAAATGAACCTCCTGAGTCTTCTGAGCACAAATCCGAGTTTGAGCTTCTTAAGGAGATGCTTGTCAATATGGAGGGTAAGCTAAATCAATTGCTTGCCCTCCAAGAAACGACTGTTCACCCTCCTATGAGACCAGAATACTTAGATATTATTGATGTGTCAAAGCTCTTGAAAGTAGAGCAAAAGACTATCTACAACTGGGTGTCTCTCGGCAAAATACCTTTTATCAAAGCTAATGGTCGTCTCCTCTTCTTGAGGCACGAAATAGATGAAATGCTTCGTAGAAGAGATGAATGGTAA
- a CDS encoding bifunctional DNA primase/helicase yields the protein MIDKEQILSLTQGGLNVYNHYLGFEVNTHKNFRSPFYDDKKPSCHIYYDAKSTSYKFHDHGEPSYSGDCFWFVGELYGLDTRRDFLDILKLIVQDLMLPIRVADDYPSRFNKRHVQKKWVRPKAIQEEERIDDKPYKIQTMSYSQPFLTFWGRYGVDENTLKRYNVINISQFESINSQGEAYTIKATGTEPIYGYKGYDYVKIYRPNSTKLRFLYGGRKPSLYCFGLDQIPTKGDVLLITGGEKDVLSLAAHGFNAICFNSETSVIPESLIDGLLLRFRHIVLLYDVDETGIRESERQKVALEKYKVKSIQLPLSGGQFEKDVSDFFSLGHTSEELRGLIASLLQEIYSETLMMMKSCEIDYDNPPDLSKAIVSVNHVPLGTQDNLFCITGGEGTGKSNFVSAILAGAMRYDALVPEETLGLEVNPNPYGLAVIHYDTEQSEAQLYKNLGKTLRRASLVQVPSFYHSLYLASLSRQDRLRLIRDSMDLLYHEHGGIHLVVIDGIADLIRSANDESESIAVVEELYRLAGIYNTCIICVLHFVPNGVKLRGHIGSELQRKAAGILSIEKDDNPELSVVKALKVRDGSPLDVPMMLFGWDKELDMFAYRGEKSKEEKEKRKTVDLASLAKEIMAGREVISYSELVDAVMEEMDVKDRTAKKYIAYMRDQDILSQENSGNYIKGKLCHTS from the coding sequence ATGATTGATAAAGAGCAGATATTAAGTCTAACGCAAGGAGGTTTGAATGTGTATAACCACTACTTGGGTTTCGAAGTGAACACTCATAAGAACTTCAGAAGTCCCTTTTATGACGATAAAAAGCCTTCATGCCATATCTACTATGATGCTAAAAGTACATCATACAAGTTTCATGACCATGGAGAACCGAGTTACTCTGGAGACTGCTTTTGGTTTGTTGGAGAGCTTTATGGATTGGATACGAGGAGAGATTTTCTTGATATTCTCAAACTGATAGTTCAAGACTTAATGCTCCCGATAAGGGTAGCAGATGATTATCCGTCACGTTTTAACAAGCGTCATGTTCAGAAGAAATGGGTTAGACCTAAAGCTATCCAAGAAGAAGAGAGGATAGATGATAAGCCATATAAAATCCAAACGATGTCCTACTCGCAGCCCTTTCTTACCTTTTGGGGAAGGTATGGGGTAGATGAGAATACACTCAAGAGATACAATGTCATCAATATCTCTCAGTTTGAGTCTATCAATTCTCAAGGTGAGGCTTATACTATAAAAGCGACTGGCACGGAGCCAATCTACGGCTATAAGGGGTATGATTATGTCAAGATTTACAGACCTAATAGTACGAAGCTACGCTTTTTATATGGAGGTAGGAAACCTTCTCTCTATTGTTTTGGGCTTGATCAAATACCAACGAAAGGTGATGTTCTTTTAATCACTGGAGGAGAAAAAGATGTTCTATCACTTGCAGCACATGGTTTCAATGCAATCTGCTTCAATAGTGAGACTTCAGTAATTCCTGAGAGCCTAATTGATGGATTGTTACTTCGTTTTAGGCATATTGTGCTCCTATACGATGTTGATGAAACTGGCATTCGAGAGAGTGAAAGACAGAAAGTAGCTTTGGAAAAGTACAAGGTCAAAAGTATTCAACTGCCACTGAGTGGAGGTCAATTTGAAAAGGATGTCTCTGACTTTTTCTCCCTTGGACATACATCAGAAGAATTAAGAGGTCTTATAGCTTCTTTACTTCAAGAAATTTACTCAGAGACTCTGATGATGATGAAGTCATGTGAGATAGATTATGACAATCCTCCAGACTTGTCTAAAGCAATCGTTTCAGTAAATCATGTGCCACTAGGAACTCAGGATAATTTGTTTTGTATAACGGGTGGTGAGGGAACAGGTAAAAGCAACTTTGTATCTGCCATTCTTGCTGGAGCAATGAGATATGATGCTCTTGTACCAGAGGAAACTCTTGGATTGGAGGTGAATCCTAATCCCTATGGCTTAGCTGTAATACATTATGACACCGAACAATCAGAAGCACAGCTATATAAAAATCTTGGAAAGACCTTGCGACGAGCATCACTGGTGCAGGTTCCTTCTTTCTATCACTCTCTTTACTTAGCCTCTTTATCTCGACAAGACAGACTTAGGTTAATCAGAGATAGTATGGATTTACTCTACCACGAACACGGAGGCATCCATTTGGTAGTTATAGATGGAATTGCAGACTTAATTAGATCAGCCAATGATGAGAGTGAGAGTATTGCTGTAGTTGAAGAACTATATCGCTTAGCAGGCATCTACAATACATGTATTATCTGTGTGCTTCATTTTGTTCCAAATGGAGTAAAGCTTCGAGGCCATATCGGCTCTGAACTTCAGCGAAAAGCTGCTGGGATTTTATCAATAGAAAAAGACGACAATCCAGAACTCTCCGTAGTCAAAGCACTTAAAGTGAGAGATGGTAGCCCTTTGGATGTACCGATGATGCTTTTCGGCTGGGACAAAGAGTTGGACATGTTCGCCTACAGAGGTGAGAAGTCCAAGGAAGAAAAAGAGAAAAGAAAGACGGTTGATTTAGCCTCTCTTGCCAAGGAGATTATGGCTGGGCGTGAGGTTATATCCTATAGTGAATTGGTTGATGCCGTGATGGAGGAGATGGATGTCAAAGATAGGACGGCGAAAAAGTACATAGCTTATATGAGAGATCAAGATATCTTATCTCAGGAAAACAGTGGAAACTACATAAAAGGGAAGCTATGTCATACTTCTTAA
- a CDS encoding helix-turn-helix domain-containing protein, whose product MEVIGFESDAFQDLLERIKKIEGFVERSSSLLQEIDEELEMTSKDVMNVLNISKSTLYRWRKSQMIPFRFTGNGDVRYPYKSVCNAIKSKRLTVVGLTSDDALRELIKYKDNIILSCCSTKSITEESDD is encoded by the coding sequence ATGGAAGTAATAGGATTTGAAAGTGATGCTTTTCAAGATCTTTTAGAACGGATTAAGAAGATTGAGGGCTTTGTCGAACGGAGCTCCTCACTCCTTCAAGAGATAGACGAAGAGCTTGAGATGACCTCTAAAGATGTGATGAACGTATTAAACATATCAAAGTCCACACTCTATCGATGGCGAAAATCACAAATGATACCATTCCGATTTACTGGCAATGGTGATGTACGCTATCCTTATAAAAGTGTATGTAATGCTATTAAGAGTAAGCGACTCACAGTTGTGGGGCTTACTTCAGATGATGCCCTAAGAGAATTAATCAAATACAAAGACAATATAATATTAAGCTGTTGTTCAACAAAATCGATAACAGAAGAGAGTGATGATTGA
- a CDS encoding CPBP family glutamic-type intramembrane protease produces MNRVFRWLENVPAPLFVGVFWAVGCLWNLIFNMLVQLSGIQLDILHNFEPPQSIFDYVVFILIAPLVETALFQALPYYLLSKIEFFRKRIWLIIIVSGLVFASLHFYSIIYVVFAFFPGILLATGYHLRQGNHPFASIFAVHLFINATPLVYELLFS; encoded by the coding sequence ATGAACAGGGTTTTTAGGTGGCTTGAAAATGTCCCAGCTCCACTGTTTGTAGGTGTTTTCTGGGCTGTCGGGTGTCTTTGGAATCTTATTTTTAATATGTTGGTTCAGCTTAGTGGGATCCAGCTAGACATATTGCATAACTTTGAGCCTCCTCAAAGTATTTTTGATTATGTTGTTTTTATTCTTATAGCACCATTGGTTGAGACCGCACTTTTTCAAGCACTTCCCTATTATTTATTGAGTAAGATAGAATTCTTTCGAAAACGAATATGGCTTATTATCATTGTTAGTGGTCTTGTATTTGCTTCGCTTCATTTTTACTCAATTATTTATGTTGTATTTGCCTTTTTTCCTGGAATTCTCCTTGCCACTGGCTATCACCTACGACAAGGCAATCATCCATTTGCTTCGATATTTGCTGTACATTTATTTATAAATGCCACTCCCCTTGTTTACGAACTTCTCTTTTCCTAA